From one Brevibacterium sp. 'Marine' genomic stretch:
- a CDS encoding NAD-dependent epimerase/dehydratase family protein yields the protein MRPTLNSESTALSIMRTSSEGLAMRTALIIGNGQIGSEIAARLTDVGVTVRIATRSGSNSSGTPTHIRADASDRTQLAKAAAGVDVIFACAHAPYDSRKWEQILPRLDAAVLDTAAELDIPVVFPESVYAFAGLDSPITEDSPFAPVDDKGRIRQRLIEARETHPATCASVIAGDLLGRTAEKWSSVVRMCITDPIGQGRRVYVPARTDVPHGITVIADYAAAMIQAAEDLNDVPAGTHQLRIAPASNPTLAEIADFTADALGQKHKRPTTVPRWATRAAGVFERSFYELNALAPIWYEPCVISSSELAEKVGTTDWREGVRQMLGPLSRGESVHLPQQGL from the coding sequence GCTATGAGAACAGCACTCATCATCGGAAACGGACAGATCGGTTCAGAGATCGCCGCCCGACTCACGGACGTCGGAGTCACCGTCCGCATCGCCACCCGCTCCGGCAGCAACTCATCCGGCACCCCCACCCATATCAGGGCCGATGCCAGTGACCGCACACAGTTGGCCAAGGCCGCCGCCGGTGTCGATGTGATCTTCGCCTGCGCGCATGCGCCCTATGACAGTCGGAAGTGGGAGCAGATCCTCCCCCGGCTCGATGCGGCGGTCCTCGACACTGCGGCCGAACTCGACATTCCTGTGGTCTTCCCGGAGTCGGTCTATGCCTTCGCCGGCCTCGACTCCCCAATCACCGAAGACTCCCCTTTTGCCCCGGTCGACGACAAGGGACGGATTCGGCAGCGGTTGATCGAAGCACGGGAAACCCATCCGGCGACCTGTGCAAGCGTCATCGCCGGGGACCTGCTCGGCAGAACTGCAGAGAAGTGGTCGTCAGTGGTGCGCATGTGCATCACGGACCCGATCGGTCAGGGTCGCCGGGTCTATGTGCCCGCACGCACGGACGTGCCGCATGGCATCACCGTCATCGCCGATTACGCGGCCGCCATGATCCAAGCGGCAGAGGATCTGAATGACGTCCCCGCGGGGACGCATCAGCTGCGGATCGCCCCGGCGTCGAACCCGACTCTGGCCGAGATCGCCGATTTCACCGCGGATGCCCTCGGGCAGAAGCACAAGCGCCCGACCACGGTGCCGCGCTGGGCGACCCGTGCGGCAGGAGTGTTCGAACGTTCCTTCTACGAGCTCAACGCTCTGGCCCCGATCTGGTACGAACCCTGTGTCATCTCCTCCAGCGAGTTGGCAGAGAAGGTCGGCACAACCGACTGGCGGGAGGGCGTGCGGCAGATGCTCGGGCCATTGTCTCGCGGCGAATCAGTCCATCTGCCCCAGCAAGGTCTGTGA
- a CDS encoding AbgT family transporter, translated as MSTTTNGRVGFGQRTLDWIERIGNKLPEPFTLFLGLFILTGLVSTAMALAGVSVSIPGTEDTVAIKGLFTGEGLAWLTTTMGENYIGFPPLATVLPILLAVGVAEKSGMLAAAVRIAFGKSPKWLLPYVVGFVGVVGSIMADSAFVIIPPLAALVFKAAGRHPMAGLIGGFAATGAGYSTSIVPTSLDALFAGITTSVMDTLPNTDYTAVNPVSNYYFNIASSIVLAIIAGFIIDRLIEPNMVRKGVPREYASASGSGLAREYRAPDSPYGDTSATSEDQSSGDSHESETTEIKAELEPEEKKGLIWAVVAALVLTAVFLVAFLLPASPWRNEDGGFLPKSPLLSSIVFIVFAYFMLMGVVYGFVVRTVRSMNDLVRMMSQSIIDMMSFLILAFILGQFIALFNWTGIGSWIAVAGASGLEAIGLTGLAAVIGFMLLASVLNLFIVSGSSMWTLMAAVFVPLFALLGYEPAFIQAGFRVGDSATQVITPLNPYMIVLLGLVRRYEPNAGLGTVISRMFPFVIPFWLAWAVLLTIWFVFDLPLGPGNGIRL; from the coding sequence ATGTCAACGACGACAAACGGCAGAGTCGGCTTCGGCCAGAGAACGCTCGACTGGATCGAACGCATCGGCAACAAGCTGCCCGAACCGTTCACCCTGTTCCTCGGGCTGTTCATCCTCACCGGGCTCGTCTCCACCGCCATGGCCCTGGCCGGAGTCTCCGTGTCCATCCCCGGCACCGAGGACACCGTGGCGATCAAGGGCCTGTTCACCGGTGAGGGTCTGGCATGGCTGACGACGACGATGGGGGAGAACTACATCGGGTTCCCGCCGCTGGCGACCGTGCTGCCGATCCTTCTGGCCGTCGGCGTCGCCGAGAAGTCGGGGATGCTGGCCGCCGCCGTGCGCATCGCGTTCGGCAAGAGCCCGAAGTGGCTGCTGCCCTATGTCGTCGGTTTCGTCGGCGTCGTCGGCTCGATCATGGCCGATTCCGCGTTCGTCATCATCCCGCCCCTGGCCGCGCTCGTGTTCAAGGCCGCGGGACGGCACCCGATGGCCGGCCTTATCGGCGGGTTCGCCGCCACCGGAGCCGGCTATTCGACGTCGATCGTGCCCACCAGCCTCGACGCACTGTTCGCGGGCATCACCACCTCGGTGATGGATACGCTGCCGAACACCGACTACACCGCGGTCAACCCGGTGTCGAACTACTACTTCAACATCGCCTCGTCGATCGTGCTGGCAATCATCGCCGGCTTCATCATCGACCGGCTCATCGAACCGAACATGGTGCGCAAGGGCGTGCCGCGTGAGTATGCGAGCGCCTCGGGGAGCGGCTTGGCGCGGGAATACCGGGCGCCCGACAGCCCCTACGGGGACACCTCGGCGACATCAGAGGATCAGTCCTCGGGCGATTCCCATGAGTCCGAGACCACCGAGATCAAAGCGGAACTCGAGCCGGAGGAGAAGAAGGGGCTGATCTGGGCGGTCGTCGCGGCGCTCGTCCTCACCGCGGTGTTCCTTGTCGCATTCCTCCTCCCGGCCTCGCCGTGGCGCAATGAGGACGGCGGATTCCTCCCGAAGTCACCGCTGCTGTCGTCGATCGTCTTCATCGTCTTCGCCTACTTCATGCTCATGGGCGTCGTCTACGGCTTCGTCGTGCGCACCGTGCGTTCGATGAACGACCTGGTGAGGATGATGAGCCAGTCGATCATCGACATGATGTCTTTCCTCATCCTCGCGTTCATCCTCGGCCAGTTCATCGCCCTGTTCAATTGGACGGGCATCGGTTCGTGGATCGCCGTCGCCGGAGCCTCGGGGCTCGAGGCGATCGGCCTGACCGGGCTCGCGGCAGTCATCGGGTTCATGCTCCTGGCCAGTGTGCTCAACCTGTTCATCGTCTCCGGGTCGTCGATGTGGACGCTCATGGCTGCGGTGTTCGTCCCGCTCTTCGCCCTGCTCGGCTACGAACCGGCGTTCATCCAGGCGGGATTCCGCGTCGGCGACTCGGCCACCCAGGTCATCACCCCGCTCAACCCGTACATGATCGTCCTCCTCGGCCTCGTCCGCCGCTACGAACCCAATGCCGGACTGGGCACGGTGATCTCACGGATGTTCCCGTTCGTCATCCCGTTCTGGCTGGCCTGGGCCGTGCTGCTGACGATCTGGTTCGTCTTCGACCTGCCGCTGGGTCCGGGCAACGGGATCCGGCTGTGA
- a CDS encoding GNAT family N-acetyltransferase → MGETEVEYTILRSASEMPLPAEVRDLYAAAAAKPPLNETSQTAQVFAALFANALDRNDVVAVSARRHDQLVAFAYGHPWRWKEQHDEWGEDLRVRLGQQASAIDDSFALFLLACDPSVQRRGLGRKLLLKWLGAIEQVSVWLQTTDIDTPAQRLYRSVGFEAIGNGPKAPNKLPSLVMLKPLSSSTR, encoded by the coding sequence GTGGGTGAAACCGAAGTCGAATACACGATACTGAGATCAGCCAGCGAGATGCCGTTGCCCGCGGAAGTTCGTGACCTTTATGCCGCCGCTGCTGCGAAGCCGCCATTGAATGAAACATCACAGACAGCGCAAGTGTTCGCAGCTCTCTTTGCCAACGCGCTGGACCGCAATGATGTCGTAGCCGTTTCAGCGCGACGTCACGATCAGCTTGTCGCCTTCGCTTACGGCCACCCGTGGAGATGGAAAGAACAGCACGACGAATGGGGAGAAGACCTCAGGGTCCGTCTCGGCCAACAGGCGTCTGCCATCGACGACTCCTTCGCCCTCTTCCTTCTCGCGTGTGACCCATCTGTACAGCGACGCGGTCTCGGTCGGAAGCTTCTCCTGAAATGGCTCGGCGCGATTGAGCAAGTGTCGGTATGGCTTCAGACGACTGACATCGATACTCCAGCGCAACGGCTATATCGCTCTGTCGGCTTCGAGGCGATCGGGAATGGTCCGAAAGCCCCGAACAAACTGCCGAGCTTAGTCATGCTGAAGCCACTATCATCGAGTACCCGGTGA
- a CDS encoding VOC family protein, with protein sequence MVSRISDLIVKTPDPARLSRFWCAALGYEVTATDETGVAISGASNAPTILFERSSDSFGDNNLHLDLCPTDRSQADELERLMALGATKTDVVPQGSWQVLADPDGNKFCLMAKRIPAEPDDFHH encoded by the coding sequence ATGGTGAGTCGAATCAGCGATCTTATCGTCAAAACCCCGGACCCGGCTCGGTTGAGCCGATTCTGGTGCGCAGCTCTGGGGTATGAGGTGACGGCCACAGACGAAACCGGAGTCGCGATCTCCGGAGCGTCGAATGCACCGACGATTCTTTTCGAACGATCGAGCGATTCGTTTGGGGACAACAATCTGCATCTCGACCTTTGTCCGACTGACCGCAGCCAGGCGGACGAGCTCGAAAGACTTATGGCTTTGGGTGCGACGAAGACTGATGTCGTGCCACAAGGAAGCTGGCAGGTCCTCGCGGATCCGGACGGCAACAAGTTCTGTCTTATGGCGAAGCGCATCCCAGCGGAGCCGGACGACTTTCACCATTGA
- a CDS encoding M20 family metallopeptidase, which yields MSEIRDLSHSTAPDDSYLDEMARQTRARAEQAAEWTSDFTGASETNRSGIAAGLNAAEDDLTDLLHTIHGLAETAFEEFDSVAAIASVLDNHGVDVETGLYGVTTTLRATTGSGDGRTIAILAEYDALPEIGHACGHNIIATAGVGAFLALHALYEKDPAAVPGTVVLLGTPAEEGHSGKEVMARAGAFDGIDAAIMVHGYGYDCADQVWLGRRLLKVTYSGVAAHASAQPFMGRNALDAANLFYQGLGLLRQQMPPISRLHAVITDGGTRPSIITESATVQCYVRSKFPETLKELSDRVEDAAKGAALMTGTGVRVDWDDHPPSLPVRTNQALTARWAEHEQTRGRQPLPAGVLDESIAASTDFGNVSYRIPGIHPLIKTADAEVALHTREFAEAAQTPAAESAALDGAYGLACTALDFLADDALAAEVTAEFDREGGAIDVEHFFD from the coding sequence ATGAGCGAAATCCGTGACCTCAGCCACTCGACCGCGCCGGACGACAGCTACCTCGACGAGATGGCCCGGCAGACCCGGGCTCGGGCCGAGCAGGCCGCCGAGTGGACCTCCGACTTCACCGGCGCCTCGGAGACGAACCGGTCGGGCATCGCTGCGGGTCTGAACGCAGCCGAGGACGACCTCACGGACCTGCTCCACACCATCCACGGCCTCGCCGAGACCGCCTTCGAAGAATTCGATTCGGTCGCCGCGATCGCCTCGGTGCTGGACAATCACGGAGTCGACGTCGAGACCGGCCTCTACGGTGTGACGACGACCCTGCGCGCCACGACCGGTTCGGGTGACGGGCGCACGATCGCGATCCTCGCCGAATACGACGCCCTGCCCGAGATAGGCCACGCCTGCGGGCACAACATCATCGCCACCGCCGGAGTCGGTGCCTTCCTCGCCCTCCACGCCCTGTACGAGAAAGACCCTGCAGCCGTGCCGGGCACCGTCGTGCTGCTGGGCACTCCGGCCGAGGAAGGCCATTCGGGCAAGGAGGTCATGGCCCGGGCCGGTGCCTTCGACGGCATCGACGCTGCCATCATGGTCCACGGCTACGGATACGACTGCGCCGACCAGGTGTGGCTGGGACGTCGCCTGCTCAAGGTCACGTACTCAGGGGTGGCCGCCCACGCCTCGGCGCAGCCCTTCATGGGGCGCAACGCCCTCGACGCGGCGAACCTCTTCTACCAGGGGCTCGGTCTGCTGCGGCAGCAGATGCCGCCGATCTCCCGCCTGCACGCGGTCATCACTGACGGCGGAACGAGACCGTCGATCATCACCGAATCCGCGACCGTGCAGTGCTACGTCCGCTCGAAGTTCCCCGAAACGCTCAAAGAGCTCTCCGACCGGGTCGAGGACGCGGCGAAAGGTGCCGCACTCATGACCGGAACCGGCGTCAGGGTCGACTGGGACGACCACCCGCCCTCGCTGCCCGTGCGCACGAACCAGGCGCTGACCGCCCGTTGGGCCGAACACGAACAGACCCGCGGGCGCCAGCCGCTGCCCGCCGGCGTCCTCGACGAATCGATTGCCGCGTCCACGGACTTCGGCAACGTCTCCTACAGGATTCCCGGCATCCATCCGCTGATCAAGACCGCCGACGCCGAGGTGGCCCTGCACACCCGTGAATTCGCCGAGGCAGCGCAGACCCCGGCCGCCGAATCCGCGGCACTCGACGGGGCCTACGGACTTGCGTGCACCGCCCTGGACTTCCTCGCCGACGATGCCCTCGCCGCCGAGGTGACCGCAGAGTTCGACCGTGAGGGCGGAGCGATCGATGTCGAACACTTCTTCGACTGA
- a CDS encoding SseB family protein, with amino-acid sequence MSTHSHEPRQPDEPGHSPEPHEPRSAASADQAGDAHAPTDSAGQAWAGRDLKPNPFSGDTGLADAALLEALTQVAQAPLDPAAHQQVVRALSGARLYAPIVPMALDQEIGENGLMADNSSEMAMVRLQAEDGRECTPGFSGIPPLTAWHSGARPVPIESERLVLGAIEAESQLVVLDPGAESSFLLRRPAMFAFVQSQPWTPSWADAEVAGRLRTIAESFPWLARIGVSPGSNSVHLGGPELGITLGVESEVAPVEVRRFQEAVAGDEDLVAKIDSLAIRVVEV; translated from the coding sequence GTGAGCACGCACTCGCACGAGCCGCGCCAGCCGGACGAGCCGGGCCACTCGCCCGAGCCGCACGAGCCCCGGTCCGCCGCATCTGCCGACCAGGCAGGCGACGCCCACGCCCCGACGGATTCCGCCGGTCAGGCGTGGGCGGGCCGGGACCTCAAACCCAACCCGTTCTCCGGTGACACCGGGCTGGCGGATGCGGCCCTGCTGGAGGCCCTGACCCAGGTCGCTCAGGCCCCCCTGGATCCCGCCGCACACCAGCAGGTCGTCCGGGCTCTGTCCGGGGCCAGGCTCTACGCCCCGATCGTGCCGATGGCTCTCGACCAGGAGATCGGGGAGAACGGGCTGATGGCCGACAACTCCTCGGAGATGGCGATGGTCCGTCTGCAGGCCGAGGACGGACGCGAGTGCACCCCGGGATTCTCCGGAATCCCACCTCTGACCGCGTGGCATTCGGGCGCCCGTCCCGTGCCGATCGAGTCCGAACGGCTCGTCCTCGGGGCGATCGAGGCCGAATCCCAGCTCGTCGTCCTCGACCCCGGGGCCGAGTCCTCATTCCTGCTGCGCCGTCCGGCGATGTTCGCGTTCGTGCAGTCCCAGCCCTGGACTCCGTCCTGGGCCGACGCCGAGGTGGCCGGGCGTCTGCGTACCATCGCCGAGTCCTTTCCCTGGTTGGCTCGGATCGGTGTGAGCCCCGGCAGCAACAGCGTTCACCTCGGTGGGCCGGAGCTCGGCATCACGCTCGGCGTCGAGTCCGAGGTGGCCCCTGTTGAAGTGCGCCGGTTCCAGGAGGCCGTCGCCGGTGACGAGGACCTCGTCGCGAAGATCGATTCCCTGGCCATCCGCGTCGTCGAAGTCTGA